One Prinia subflava isolate CZ2003 ecotype Zambia chromosome 8, Cam_Psub_1.2, whole genome shotgun sequence DNA window includes the following coding sequences:
- the LOC134554294 gene encoding basic proline-rich protein-like, whose product MMMMMMMMTSRHCRVPGHAGDVLAGPRDAAPHAQLPPASLLRSPAGGEAYPAGLLRAAAPRPRRGIITAAPPARSRPGGDKGRPRGVKTSPAAQGPSGAGRAGPAPPGRQRPWGARGRPGPTPPHGAAPGDPTHDRPPPAGPGRPPRGAHREPWPGATTPPLPPGGRAGAAMEAGGRRGRGAPGGGGGEVSAEVPRGRRGGRGSRRCRARAGVAGAGGGAAQAPPRPSPATPRGARHWAGRRRAGRARGAEGAPRLAPPAAHQHASRRPRARGPPGSAVRAPTGTCGAAAPRDYSSQQPPRRAPPTPPRSEPFPPPPPRPPQHGPAKYNVYGGGGGGGGAAPTPPRNGPNRPLPTPALPPTTPGRGGRVRPEPPPPPRATPLPPPSAPPPSIPYRAGAERSGRAERAAPCRGGRAGPCGRAEQALAAPRELLAEARMRLLPAPAGAAPLLKGPRAAPPARRPPRGAQPPPAGGGRSAGRPRGADRGARGAAPGGAPRRDPRTPPPRPRGEWDCPRPPPPPA is encoded by the coding sequence atgatgatgatgatgatgatgatgacgagCAGGCACTGCCGGGTCCCCGGGCACGCAGGGGATGTTTTGGCAGGACCGAGGGATGCCGCCCCTCACGCCCAGCTCCCGCCGGCCTCGCTGCTGCGCAGTCCCGCGGGGGGAGAGGCTTATCCCGCCGGGCTCCTCCGGGCAGcagcgccccggccccgccgggggATTATCACCGCGGCCCCCCCTGCCCGCAGCCGGCCGGGGGGAGATAAGGGACGGCCCAGGGGGGTCAAAACAAGCCCGGCCGCGCAGGGCCCgagcggggcgggcagggccgggccggcgccCCCCGGCCGGCAACGACCTTGGGGTGCGCGGGGACGGCCCGGCCCGACGCCCCCGCacggggcggccccgggggacCCCACCCATGACCGGCCTCCCCCCGCCGGCCCGGGCCGCCCCCCCCGCGGGGCCCACAGGGAGCCTTGGCCGGGCGCCACGACCCCACCCCTTcccccgggcgggcgggcgggcgccgCAATGGAGGCCGGGGGGaggcgggggcggggggcgccggggggaggagggggggaggTGTCGGCGGAGGTCCcgagggggcggcggggcgggcgggggtcgCGGCGGTGCCGGGCCCGGGCGGGGGTCGCGGGTGCGGGCGGGGGAGCCGCGCAGGCCCCGCCGCGCCCGTCCCCGGCCACCCCGCGCGGCGCCCGCCATtgggccgggcggcggcgggcggggcgggcgcgcggGGCGGAGGGCGCGCCCCGATTGGCCCCGCCCGCTGCCCATCAACACGCCTCCCGCCGGCCGCGCGCGCGAGGGCCGCCGGGAAGCGCAGTCCGCGCGCCCACCGGCACCTGCGGCGCGGCGGCGCCCAGGGACTACAGCTCCCAGCAACCCCCGCGCCGCGCTCCCCCCACCCCGCCCCGCTCCGAacccttcccccccccccctccgcGACCCCCCCAGCACGGCCCGGCCAAGTACAACGTATACGGAGGGGGGGGCGGAGGGGGGGGGGCAGCCCCCACCCCCCCCCGCAACGGACCCAACCGACCCCTCCCCACCCCCGCACTGCCCCCCACCACCCCTGGGAGGGGGGGGAGGGTCAGGCCTGAACCGCCCCCCCCCCCACGCGCgacccccctcccccccccttCCGCGCCCCCCCCCTCAATTCCGTACCGGGCGGGGGCCGAGCGGTCCGGGCGAGCGGAGCGGGCCGCGCCGTGCCGaggcgggcgggccgggccgtgcgggCGGGCGGAGCAGGCTCTGGCCGCCCCGCGGGAGCTGCTCGCCGAGGCCCGTATGCGGCTCCTTCCTGCTccggccggggccgccccgctctTAAAGGGGCCGCGCGCCgccccccccgcccgccgccccccccGCGGGGCGCAGCCGCCTCCGGCCGGGGGGGGGCGCagcgcggggcggccgcggggcgcgGACAGGGGGGCTCGAGGGGCCGCGCCCGGGGGAGCACCGAGGAGGGACCCCcggaccccccccccccgcccgcgCGGCGAGTGGGACTGTCcgcgccccccccccccccccgcgtGA
- the MAP2K2 gene encoding dual specificity mitogen-activated protein kinase kinase 2 isoform X2 has translation MPAKRKPVLPALNIAPSAAEGPSPDGSAEANLVDLQKKLEELELDEQQKKRLEAFLTQKAKVGELKDDDFERISELGAGNGGVVTKVQHKPSGLIMARKLIHLEIKPAIRNQIIRELQVLHECNSPYIVGFYGAFYSDGEISICMEHMDGGSLDQVLKEAKRIPEEILGKVSIAVLRGLAYLREKHQIMHRDVKPSNILVNSRGEIKLCDFGVSGQLIDSMANSFVGTRSYMSPERLQGTHYSVQSDIWSMGLSLVELSIGRYPIPPPDSKELEAIFGRAVVDGAQGESPSISPRARPPGRPGSGHGMDTRPAMAIFELLDYIVNEPPPKLPSGVFTQDFQEFVNKCLIKNPAERADLKMLMSHTFIKRSEVEEVDFAGWLCRTLRLNQPSTPTRAAV, from the exons atGCCGGCCAAGAGGAAGCCGGTGCTGCCCGCCCTCAACATCGCCCCCAGCGCCGCCGAGGGGCCCAGCCCCGACGGCTCCGCAGA ggCTAACCTGGTGGACCTGCAGAagaagctggaggagctggagctggatgaGCAGCAGAAGAAGCGCCTGGAAGCTTTCCTGACTCAGAAAGCCAAAGTGGGGGAGCTGAAGGACGACGACTTTGAGAGGATCTCGGAGCTGGGCGCCGGCAATGGCGGGGTGGTCACCAAAGTGCAGCACAAACCCTCAGGGCTCATCATGGCACGGAAG CTGATCCACCTGGAGATCAAGCCGGCCATCCGCAACCAGATCATccgggagctgcaggtgctgcacgAGTGCAACTCCCCCTACATCGTGGGCTTCTACGGGGCCTTCTACAGCGACGGGGAGATCTCCATCTGCATGGAGCACATG GATGGTGGCTCTTTGGATCAAGTGTTGAAAGAAGCCAAAAGAATTCCTGAGGAAATCCTGGGCAAAGTCAGTATAGCG GTGCTGCGGGGCCTGGCCTACCTGCGGGAGAAGCACCAGATCATGCACAGAG ATGTGAAACCCTCCAACATCCTGGTGAACTCCCGAGGGGAGATCAAGCTCTGTGATTTCGGGGTCAGCGGGCAGCTCATTGACTCCATGGCCAACTCCTTTGTGGGAACTCGGTCCTACATGTCT CCCGAGCGCCTGCAGGGCACGCACTACTCGGTGCAGTCGGACATCTGGAGCAtggggctgtccctggtggAGCTGTCGATCGGAAGGTACCCAATCCCCCCGCCAGACTCCAAGGAACTGGAAGCAATTTTTGGCCGTGCTGTGGTGGACGGGGCGCAGGGAGAGTCCCCCAGCATCTCTCCGCGGGCCAGGCCCCCAGGACGCCCCGGCAGTG GCCACGGGATGGACACCAGGCCTGCCATGGCCATCTTTGAGCTGCTGGATTACATCGTTAACGAG CCACCTCCCAAGCTGCCAAGTGGAGTCTTCACACAAGATTTCCAGGAGTTTGTAAATAAATG CTTAATTAAAAACCCAGCAGAACGGGCAGATCTGAAGATGCTGATG AGCCACACGTTCATCAAGCGCTCCGAGGTGGAGGAGGTGGATTTTGCGGGCTGGCTGTGCCGGACGCTGCGCCTCAACCAGCCCAGCACTCCCACCCGCGCTGCCGTGTGA
- the MAP2K2 gene encoding dual specificity mitogen-activated protein kinase kinase 2 isoform X1: MGWHPPDTAPWVWVRGTRPWQQLGRSSRSWPGPGGLGSRCWGSTDPPLCSAFGLGVSRSCWTLWKALLVLQPEPGLAPRDRERRLLLPLANLVDLQKKLEELELDEQQKKRLEAFLTQKAKVGELKDDDFERISELGAGNGGVVTKVQHKPSGLIMARKLIHLEIKPAIRNQIIRELQVLHECNSPYIVGFYGAFYSDGEISICMEHMDGGSLDQVLKEAKRIPEEILGKVSIAVLRGLAYLREKHQIMHRDVKPSNILVNSRGEIKLCDFGVSGQLIDSMANSFVGTRSYMSPERLQGTHYSVQSDIWSMGLSLVELSIGRYPIPPPDSKELEAIFGRAVVDGAQGESPSISPRARPPGRPGSGHGMDTRPAMAIFELLDYIVNEPPPKLPSGVFTQDFQEFVNKCLIKNPAERADLKMLMSHTFIKRSEVEEVDFAGWLCRTLRLNQPSTPTRAAV; this comes from the exons atggggtggcaCCCTCCCGACACGGCCCCCTGGGTGTGGGTGAGGGGGACACGGCcgtggcagcagctgggacgGAGCAGCCGGAGCTGGCCCGGGCCGGGGGGGCTCGGCAGCAGGTGCTGGGGGAGCACAGACCCCCCTTTGTGCTCAGCGTTTGGGCTGGGGGTGTCCCGGAGCTGCTGGACCCTGTGGAAAGCCCTTCTCGTGTTACAGCCGGAGCCAGGCTTGGCTCCCCGGGACAGGGAGCGGcgtctgctgctgcctct ggCTAACCTGGTGGACCTGCAGAagaagctggaggagctggagctggatgaGCAGCAGAAGAAGCGCCTGGAAGCTTTCCTGACTCAGAAAGCCAAAGTGGGGGAGCTGAAGGACGACGACTTTGAGAGGATCTCGGAGCTGGGCGCCGGCAATGGCGGGGTGGTCACCAAAGTGCAGCACAAACCCTCAGGGCTCATCATGGCACGGAAG CTGATCCACCTGGAGATCAAGCCGGCCATCCGCAACCAGATCATccgggagctgcaggtgctgcacgAGTGCAACTCCCCCTACATCGTGGGCTTCTACGGGGCCTTCTACAGCGACGGGGAGATCTCCATCTGCATGGAGCACATG GATGGTGGCTCTTTGGATCAAGTGTTGAAAGAAGCCAAAAGAATTCCTGAGGAAATCCTGGGCAAAGTCAGTATAGCG GTGCTGCGGGGCCTGGCCTACCTGCGGGAGAAGCACCAGATCATGCACAGAG ATGTGAAACCCTCCAACATCCTGGTGAACTCCCGAGGGGAGATCAAGCTCTGTGATTTCGGGGTCAGCGGGCAGCTCATTGACTCCATGGCCAACTCCTTTGTGGGAACTCGGTCCTACATGTCT CCCGAGCGCCTGCAGGGCACGCACTACTCGGTGCAGTCGGACATCTGGAGCAtggggctgtccctggtggAGCTGTCGATCGGAAGGTACCCAATCCCCCCGCCAGACTCCAAGGAACTGGAAGCAATTTTTGGCCGTGCTGTGGTGGACGGGGCGCAGGGAGAGTCCCCCAGCATCTCTCCGCGGGCCAGGCCCCCAGGACGCCCCGGCAGTG GCCACGGGATGGACACCAGGCCTGCCATGGCCATCTTTGAGCTGCTGGATTACATCGTTAACGAG CCACCTCCCAAGCTGCCAAGTGGAGTCTTCACACAAGATTTCCAGGAGTTTGTAAATAAATG CTTAATTAAAAACCCAGCAGAACGGGCAGATCTGAAGATGCTGATG AGCCACACGTTCATCAAGCGCTCCGAGGTGGAGGAGGTGGATTTTGCGGGCTGGCTGTGCCGGACGCTGCGCCTCAACCAGCCCAGCACTCCCACCCGCGCTGCCGTGTGA
- the LOC134554295 gene encoding uncharacterized protein LOC134554295: protein MAGPGRACGAGGARPGAGARGGGAGAGPAPANRGRGRAWGRDRGPYRGGGRNWGGVEGRNHGGACGGGTGGSVGRDRGLREAGPGAPRGGTRSSVGRDRGSVGRGKNAGGAARSGTPEAPQEGPGQRRAAAAGGRPLPGPGGAIEQGAAAAARAEAVGRPIRGRGLVPAPRLGHTEP from the exons atggccgggccgggccgcgcctgcggggccgggggggcgcGGCCGGGCGCGGGGGcgcgcgggggcggggccggggcggggccagCGCCGGCCAAtcgggggcggggccgggcctgGGGGCGGGACCGGGGCCCGTACCGGGGCGGGGGCCGGAACTGGGGCGGGGTCGAAGGGAGGAATCACGGCGGGGCCTGTGGAGGCGGGACCGGGGGCTCCGTGGGGCGGGACCGGGGGCTCCGAGAGGCGGGACCGGGGGCTCCGAGAGGCGGGACCAGGAGTTCCGTGGGGCGGGACCGGGGCTCCGTGGGGCGGGGGAAGAACGCCGGGGGCGCGGCCC GCTCCGGGACCCCCGAGGCTCCTCAGGAGgggcccgggcagcgccgggcggcggccgcgggcgggcgcCCTTtgcccgggcccggcggggccatagagcagggagcagccgccgccgctCGGGCAGAGGCCGTGGGGCGGCCGATAAGGGGCCGCGGCCTTGTCCCTGCGCCACGCCTGGGGCACACGGAGCCTTAG
- the CREB3L3 gene encoding cyclic AMP-responsive element-binding protein 3-like protein 3 isoform X1 → MSYGSSPGAALPSHPDGPNQGWDILQSGILFLCSWSLNFATRVRESRRRRKRKRVKAGLVVSCAQRGLGGQSMASHSAAASSGGSLESLELLDLLFDRQDGILRGLELGTPPGAWPQDRRAPDSEDFLSCILGSGDSVSDSPSWSPATSDSGVSEDAPSDQHDSPPRSCDGGPRELLYPCTDPCGAQPLPAGAGVLHPEVSIDLDMWHPGFFLEESQDLPVVPPPESCALTVKDLLLSGSSDNQPQAPGSQLRPGQGHFQELVLTEDEKKLLLKEGVTLPTQLPLTKYEERVLKKIRRKIRNKQSAQESRKKKKEYIDGLESRMSACTAQNQELQRKVLHLEKQNSSLLEQLKKLQAMVVQSSNKAAQTGTCLAVLLLSFTLIVFPSISPFAPSKAEANGDFRPVRVFSRSLHNAAASRVVHSQPQAGEEQPPEPRWSQPLQETPEALPEAVQDTLPALPDKGALQNHTRASATPGLSHEDGHRADTVPGDGTVPHPPPGLASLAWPEPGHGRPAVLEPAEEL, encoded by the exons ATGAGTTACGGGTCCAGCCCCGGGGCGGCCCTGCCATCGCACCCCGACGGCCCCAATCAGGGCTGGGACATTTTGCAATCTGGGATATTATTTCTGTGCAGTTGGAGTTTAAACTTTGCCACTCGGGTCAGGGAATCAcgaaggaggaggaagaggaagagggtgAAGGCCGGGCTTGTTGTCAGCTGTGCTCAGAGAGGGTTGGGAGGACAATCCATGGCGTCTCACTCAG CCGCGGCCTCCAGCGGGGGCAGCCTcgagagcctggagctgctggatctCCTCTTCGACCGCCAGGACGGGATCCTGCgcgggctggagctggggacgCCGCCGGGAGCCTGGCCCCAGGACAGG CGTGCCCCGGACAGCGAGGACTTCCTGAGCTGCATCCTGGGCTCCGGGGACTCGGTGTCGGACTCGCCCAGCTGGTCCCCGGCCACCAGTGACAGCGGGGTGTCCGAGGACGCCCCCTCGGACCAGCACGACAGCCCCCCCCGCAGCTGTGACGGGGGTCCCCGGGAGCTCCTGTACCCCTGCACCGACCCCTGCGGGGCCCAGCCCCTCCCGGCGGGGGCCGGGGTCCTGCACCCCGAGGTCTCCATCGACCTGG ACATGTGGCACCCCGGGTTCTTCCTGGAGGAGAGCCAGGACCTGCCCGTGGTCCCCCCGCCCGAGTCCTGTGCCCTCACCGTCAAGGACCTGCTGCTCTCGGGCAGCTCTGACAAC cagccacaggcccctggctcccagctccGGCCGGGCCAGGGCCACTTCCAGGAGCTGGTGCTGACGGAGGACGagaagaagctgctgctgaaggagggGGTGACCCTGCCCACGCAGCTGCCCCTCACCAAG TACGAGGAGCGGGTGCTGAAGAAGATCCGGAGGAAGATCCGGAACAAGCAGTCGGCTCAGGAGAGCCgcaagaagaagaaggaataCATTGATGGGCTGGAGAGCAG gatGTCGGCGTGCACGGCCCagaaccaggagctgcagaggaaagtCCTGCACCTGGAGAAGCAGAACTC atccctcctggagcagctgaagaagCTCCAGGCCATGGTGGTTCAGTCGAGCAACaaggcagcacagacagggacCTGCCTGGCG gtcctgctgctctccttcacTCTCATTGTCTTCCCCTCCATCAGCCCCTTTGCCCCCAGCAAGGCCGAGGCAAACGGCGACTTCAGGCCTGTGCGAg TTTTCTCCAGGTCCCTGCACAacgccgccgcctcccgcgtGGTTCACTCGCAGCCCCAGGCCGGGGAGGAGCAGCCCCCGGAGCCGCGGTGGTCGCAGCCCCTGCAGGAGACCCCCGAGGCGCTGCCCGAGGCTGTCCAGGACACGCTCCCCGCGCTGCCGGACAAGGGCGCCCTGCAGAACCACACACGGGCATCGGCCACGCCGGGGCTGAGCCACGAGGACGGGCACCGGGCTGACACTGTGCCGGGGGATGGCACCGTGCCACACCCGCCCCCGGGGCTGGCATCCCTGGCGTGGCCCGAGCCCGGGCACGGCCGGCCCGCGGTGCTGGAGCCGGCGGAGGAGCTTTAG
- the CREB3L3 gene encoding cyclic AMP-responsive element-binding protein 3-like protein 3 isoform X2 produces MTLPPAAAASSGGSLESLELLDLLFDRQDGILRGLELGTPPGAWPQDRRAPDSEDFLSCILGSGDSVSDSPSWSPATSDSGVSEDAPSDQHDSPPRSCDGGPRELLYPCTDPCGAQPLPAGAGVLHPEVSIDLDMWHPGFFLEESQDLPVVPPPESCALTVKDLLLSGSSDNQPQAPGSQLRPGQGHFQELVLTEDEKKLLLKEGVTLPTQLPLTKYEERVLKKIRRKIRNKQSAQESRKKKKEYIDGLESRMSACTAQNQELQRKVLHLEKQNSSLLEQLKKLQAMVVQSSNKAAQTGTCLAVLLLSFTLIVFPSISPFAPSKAEANGDFRPVRVFSRSLHNAAASRVVHSQPQAGEEQPPEPRWSQPLQETPEALPEAVQDTLPALPDKGALQNHTRASATPGLSHEDGHRADTVPGDGTVPHPPPGLASLAWPEPGHGRPAVLEPAEEL; encoded by the exons ATGACCCTGCCACCCGCAGCCGCGGCCTCCAGCGGGGGCAGCCTcgagagcctggagctgctggatctCCTCTTCGACCGCCAGGACGGGATCCTGCgcgggctggagctggggacgCCGCCGGGAGCCTGGCCCCAGGACAGG CGTGCCCCGGACAGCGAGGACTTCCTGAGCTGCATCCTGGGCTCCGGGGACTCGGTGTCGGACTCGCCCAGCTGGTCCCCGGCCACCAGTGACAGCGGGGTGTCCGAGGACGCCCCCTCGGACCAGCACGACAGCCCCCCCCGCAGCTGTGACGGGGGTCCCCGGGAGCTCCTGTACCCCTGCACCGACCCCTGCGGGGCCCAGCCCCTCCCGGCGGGGGCCGGGGTCCTGCACCCCGAGGTCTCCATCGACCTGG ACATGTGGCACCCCGGGTTCTTCCTGGAGGAGAGCCAGGACCTGCCCGTGGTCCCCCCGCCCGAGTCCTGTGCCCTCACCGTCAAGGACCTGCTGCTCTCGGGCAGCTCTGACAAC cagccacaggcccctggctcccagctccGGCCGGGCCAGGGCCACTTCCAGGAGCTGGTGCTGACGGAGGACGagaagaagctgctgctgaaggagggGGTGACCCTGCCCACGCAGCTGCCCCTCACCAAG TACGAGGAGCGGGTGCTGAAGAAGATCCGGAGGAAGATCCGGAACAAGCAGTCGGCTCAGGAGAGCCgcaagaagaagaaggaataCATTGATGGGCTGGAGAGCAG gatGTCGGCGTGCACGGCCCagaaccaggagctgcagaggaaagtCCTGCACCTGGAGAAGCAGAACTC atccctcctggagcagctgaagaagCTCCAGGCCATGGTGGTTCAGTCGAGCAACaaggcagcacagacagggacCTGCCTGGCG gtcctgctgctctccttcacTCTCATTGTCTTCCCCTCCATCAGCCCCTTTGCCCCCAGCAAGGCCGAGGCAAACGGCGACTTCAGGCCTGTGCGAg TTTTCTCCAGGTCCCTGCACAacgccgccgcctcccgcgtGGTTCACTCGCAGCCCCAGGCCGGGGAGGAGCAGCCCCCGGAGCCGCGGTGGTCGCAGCCCCTGCAGGAGACCCCCGAGGCGCTGCCCGAGGCTGTCCAGGACACGCTCCCCGCGCTGCCGGACAAGGGCGCCCTGCAGAACCACACACGGGCATCGGCCACGCCGGGGCTGAGCCACGAGGACGGGCACCGGGCTGACACTGTGCCGGGGGATGGCACCGTGCCACACCCGCCCCCGGGGCTGGCATCCCTGGCGTGGCCCGAGCCCGGGCACGGCCGGCCCGCGGTGCTGGAGCCGGCGGAGGAGCTTTAG
- the SIRT6 gene encoding NAD-dependent protein deacylase sirtuin-6, which produces MAVNYAAGLSPYSDKGKCGLPEIFDPPEELERKVQELAELIRSSSHVVFHTGAGISTASGIPDFRGPNGVWTMEEKGLSPKFDTTFENARPSKTHMALLGLQRVGILKFLVSQNVDGLHVRSGFPRDKLAELHGNMFVEECVKCGKQYVRDAVVGSMGLKPTGRLCSVTKARGLRACRGKLRDTILDWEDSLPDRDLTLADEACRKADLSVTLGTSLQIKPSGNLPLITKKRGGKLVIVNLQATKHDRQADLRIHGYVDEVMTKLMKHLGLEVPEWTGPVVVESAEPAKAEQEPLLKEEPQARHNGTAAPRPGNGIKLECPSPDTVPRPVKKMKVEPLLT; this is translated from the exons aTGGCGGTGAATTACGCGGCCGGGCTGTCCCCGTACTCGGACAAGGGCAAGTGCGGCCTCCCCGAG ATTTTTGACCCTCCGGAGGAGCTGGAGCGGAaggtgcaggagctggcagagctgatcCGGAGCTCGTCCCATGTGGTGTTTCACACGGGGGCAGGGATCAGCACGGCCTCGGGCATCCCTGACTTCAG GGGCCCCAATGGTGTCTGGACTATGGAGGAGAAAGGGCTCTCCCCGAAATTCGACACCACCTTTGAGAACGCCAGGCCCTCCAAGACTCACATggcgctgctggggctgcagagagtGGGAATCCTGAAATTCCTGGTCAGCCAGAACGTGGACGGCCTGCACGTGCGCTCGGGATTCCCACG GGACAAGCTGGCTGAGCTCCACGGGAACATGTTTGTGGAAGAGTGCGTGAAATGCGGGAA GCAGTACGTGCGCGATGCCGTCGTGGGCAGCATGGGGCTGAAGCCCACGGGCCGCCTCTGCAGCGTCACCAAggcccgggggctgcgggcctGCAG AGGGAAGTTACGAGACACTATCCTGGACTGGGAAGATTCCCTGCCTGACCGTGACCTGACGCTGGCAGATGAAGCCTGCAG gaaaGCCGATCTCTCTGTCACCCTGGGGACCTCCCTGCAGATCAAACCCAGCGGGAACCTCCCGCTGATTACCAAGAAGAGAGGAGGGAAGTTGGTCATTGTCAACCTCCAAGCAACCAAACAC GACCGCCAGGCCGACCTGCGCATCCACGGCTACGTGGACGAGGTGATGACGAAGCTGATGAAGCacctggggctggaggtgcccGAGTGGACGGGCCCGGTGGTGGTGGAGAGCGCCGAGCCGGCCAAGGCCGAGCAGGAGCCGCTCCTCAAGGAGGAGCCCCAGGCCCGGCACAACGGGACGGCAGCGCCGCGCCCCGGCAACGGCATCAAGCTGGAGTGTCCCAGCCCCGACACGGTGCCAAGGCCCGTGAAGAAGATGAAGGTGGAGCCTCTCCTCACCTGA